In the Salmo trutta chromosome 13, fSalTru1.1, whole genome shotgun sequence genome, TGGAAGTGTTCAGGAGTCTCATTAAAACATATTGTTTTCTACTCTAaggtaaaatatgttttgaaaatAATATTCAGGGTGTGTTGCAGTAACTAACTGCACTAGGGGTTGCTTAGGCCAGGATATTGGTCAGTATGTTCATGTTTCAGTTGTAACCCACAGGTCCCACAACAGTGATGTCAGAAGGAACCAGAAACATCCTAGACGCCATGAAAGCTCGGGGGATCCGCAAAGTAGTTGGCTGCATGTCAGGTACATAGGAATCTTGGACAGTCAGGGTTACAGCATCTTTCCAACGTCCAATAAGCCACCATAAAGAAACCATATCCTTATATCGTCCCCCCTCTGCTTCACAGCCTTCCTCCTATGGGACCGGTCTAAAGTGCCAGCCAGGCTCCTGCCGGTCACGGAGGACCATGATAGGATGTACATGGTGCTGAAGGAGTCAGGGCTGAATTTTGTGGCTGTCATGCCCCCTCACATCGACGGTTAGTCATCGCCCTTCCTCATTTCCTGAATCAGTAGAAATGTAATACTGTACTACCATAGACGCATACTGTAAGTGATTCCAGTAATGACATGATAGGCCTAACATCCTTCCTCACACtctaacccactgggcacagatgtaaATTCAACGTCTAgtccacattggttcaatgtaattatATTGAAATTATGTGGGGAAAACGTTGATTCaaagtgtgtgcccagtgggtatgtaCTGGATGGATTAGTGTTATTCAACTGATATCAAAATAAATGGAGTCGCACacgcaattttttatttattttttatatagttTACAGTTTATTCGCCGTTGGTCAGCACCTGTATATTAAATAATGTTCTCTGGGGGTGCtccagctcatgctttttattCAAATAATATTAAACATTATAACATATTGAGTAAACATTTTCTGAATATCTAATAATATTAGGTGCCTTATATTAAACTGCTAAATATAAATGCACTGCTATTCCCAACAGATAACTTCCCTTTGACTGAGAAGTACACAGTGACAGAGAACATGCTGAAAGGGCGCGTCATTTCCAAATATGACCTGGGACACTTCTTCATCAAGTGCTTGTCCATCTCTGACTGGGACAGGAAGACCGTTGGGGTTTGCGGGGAGTACA is a window encoding:
- the LOC115205994 gene encoding flavin reductase (NADPH); translated protein: MSESIKNVAIFGATGMTGLVTLPLAVAAGYNVTVLVRDPARLPAEHKACRVVVGDVLNKEDVKKTMQGQDAVIIILGTRSDLSPTTVMSEGTRNILDAMKARGIRKVVGCMSAFLLWDRSKVPARLLPVTEDHDRMYMVLKESGLNFVAVMPPHIDDNFPLTEKYTVTENMLKGRVISKYDLGHFFIKCLSISDWDRKTVGVCGEYS